The following proteins are co-located in the Paroedura picta isolate Pp20150507F chromosome 18, Ppicta_v3.0, whole genome shotgun sequence genome:
- the HMG20A gene encoding high mobility group protein 20A isoform X2 → MENPLAGSPLPSHFPDDEGSKESNSVVSAGLNHSEGPYGGSQPPNHPDFAEEGLQAPLPRSESSSKAENSEPRPEEEQRTKRGGWSKGRKRKKPPRDSNAPKSPLTGYVRFMNERREQLRAKRPEVPFPEITRMLGNEWSKLPPEEKRRYLDEADRDKERYMRELEQYHKTEAYKVFSRKAQDRQKGKSHRQEGARQAAHEHEKEVETKERSVFDIPIFTEEFLNHSKAREAELRQLRKSNMEFEERNAALQKHVESMRTAVEKLEVDVIQERGRSTVLQQHLETLRQALASSFAGVPLPGSGDTPTMDNIDSYMNRLHSIILANPQENETLIATVREVVTRLER, encoded by the exons GCTCAATCACTCGGAAGGGCCTTATGGCGGCTCGCAGCCTCCGAACCACCCGGATTTCGCGGAGGAGGGCCTGCAAGCCCCGTTGCCGCGCAGCGAATCCTCCAGCAAGGCTGAAAACAGTGAGCCGAGACCTGAGGAGGAG CAACGGACCAAAAGGGGAGGCTGGTCCAAGGGGCGGAAGAGGAAGAAGCCCCCCAGGGACAGCAACGCTCCGAAATCCCCCCTCACGGGTTACGTCCGGTTTATGAACGAACGGAGGGAGCAGCTTCGGGCCAAGAGACCGGAAGTTCCTTTCCCGGAAATCACCAGGATGCTGGGCAACGAATGGAGCAAACTCCCTCCTGAGGAGAAACGG CGCTACCTCGACGAGGCGGACCGAGATAAAGAGCGCTACATGCGGGAGCTGGAGCAGTACCACAAGACGGAGGCCTACAAAGTGTTCAGCAGGAAGGCCCAGGACAGGCAGAAAGGCAAATCACACCGACAAG aagGAGCACGGCAGGCTGCCCACGAGCACGAG AAGGAAGTGGAGACCAAGGAGCGGTCTGTGTTCGACATCCCGATCTTCACCGAGGAGTTCCTGAACCACAGCAAAG CACGAGAGGCGGAGCTCCGCCAGCTGCGCAAGTCCAACATGGAGTTTGAGGAAAGGAACGCCGCCCTGCAGAAGCACGTGGAGAGCATGCGCACGGCCGTGGAGAAGCTGGAGGTGGACGTGATCCAGGAGCGTGGCCGCAGCACCGtgctccagcagcacctggaaACCCTGCGGCAGGCTCTCGCCAGCAGCTTCGCCGGAGTCCCGCTGCCAG GAAGCGGCGACACGCCCACCATGGACAATATTGATTCCTATATGAACAGACTGCACAGTATCATCCTGGCCAACCCCCAGGAGAACGAGACCCTCATAGCCACCGTCCGGGAGGTGGTAACCCGCCTCGAACGCTAg